The DNA window gTAAAACATACTTATAGCAAAGTTAGCGAACTTGCttgtaatgaattgatgcttgttgggaagtgattttcattctcCTTGTGAAGATAATGGATGTAACAAATTAAGtttgaaatgaaacaaaatcgCCCTTCCCATTCATGTCCAATGCATGTTTCTGTTTCGATATCGTCAACGTTGCGATGTATACAATATTGATACGATATCGATTTTACATTGTCAACATTGCCGATATTTCTTTGCTGTTAACATTGTCGACATCGCAACGTCGACAATGTTGAACCGATATCGAATTTACATCGTTAACATTGCCAATAGGTCTTTGccgtttacatcgtcgacattgtcgaCATCGCAACGTTGACGATGTTGAACCGATATCGAGTTTACATCGTCAACATTGCCGATATTTCTTTGCTGttaacatcgtcgacattgtcgaCATCGCAATATCGACAATGTTGAACTAATATCGAATTTAAATTATCTACATCGCAAGTAGCAATATACAATGTAAGACATATAGAATATATCACCATGTTGGTCATCATTGCGATATtgacaatgtcgacgatgtaagcAGGATATAAGAGGtacgatgtagacacgatgtTGACTCGATGTCGAtcaacattgcgatgtcgacgTCGATGTAAACAGAAAAGAAGGCACacgatgtagacacgatgtAGACTTgatgttggtcaacattgcgatatcgacaatgtcgacgatgtaaacaggatATAAGAGGTACGATGTAGACACATTGTCTACACGATGTCGAtcaacattgcgatgtcgacaatgtaaacaggaaagaaggaacacgatgtagacacgatgtTGACTCGATTTTGGTCAACAATGCGTTATctacaatgtcgacgatgtaaacagaaTATAAGAGGTACGATGTACACACAATGTCTACACGATGTCGATTaacattgcgatgtcgacgGTGTAAACAGGTTATTGGAGTTAGGTACGATGAAGACACGAAGTCTACACGATGTTGATCAACACTGCAATGTCGACGGTGTAAACAGAAAAGAAGGCACACGATGTATACACGATATCGACTCGATGTCGATCAACATTGCGATATCAacgatgtcgacgatgtaaacagaaTATAAGAGGtacgatgtagacacgatgtcGACCTGATATCGATTaacattgcgatgtcgacgatgtaaacaggaaACAAGACACACGATGTGGACACAATGTCGACtcgatgttggtcaacattgcGATATCGAAATTGTACACAGGATATATATGGTACGCTGCAAAtgcaaatttaataattatactaATATGATATTGACACAATGTGTACTCGGTATTGGCcaacattgcgatgtcgacaatattgataaaacatcgTGCATTGGACATACTTTGTTTaaagcatgttttactgtaaagtACTGGTAATTTTCCAAGTAGTTATGCAACTCCCtgataatttaatttgtaaatttaagaaaatgtttgctTCCCTCCCCCCTtgccctgatgctacgtgcctataTCCATGGTATCAACAAACTTTGTTCCTAAATATTTGCACATTCTTGAAACcacataaaataattgaaaatggaAGGTCACAGCGGGGGGCATTTGAACACGTgcaatgtacatgcatgtaaataGGGCAAACACGACGTCACGGCGCATTCATAATGTTCATGGTTACAATGTTTCCGCTTTGTTCAATCGTTGTTAGTGTATGTTGTTAGTTTATGTAATaagtacttttatttaagaGCGAAAATAATCCCATCATGATGAAAAGTAGATAAACATGAACACTATCGTATTTTTTTCCCGAATCATAAAAAAATCCAGGATGTTCGCTACAACTTATCTTTAATTTGGCGTCTATTCCCCTATGACTATAAAAGATTTTACTTGCggttttttaaagttatcattattattatccTGTGTGTGTTTCTTTCGCAGAAAATAAATCATCAATAATATCTGTAATTACCAGAGATCCGGGCATCACTCAAAGATGTACAAGTTATCTCCCGTAACATCTCGTGATGTGGAATGGGGGTCCAATCTTTAGTGTACATTTCGGGGAGGAAGTAAGGAATTAGGGGTAAAAGGAGTAGTATATCACACTAAAGGAGACTTTGAAGTTTTGTAGAAAATTAATCATATCTCACGGAAAATTCTTACAAACGAGTAATTGAACAAAATGTTCACTTACCCTTTACTGATGGTACTTTCTTATTGCGTTTCCACGattttctgtaatatagtttCCCACCGCTTGCTAACTTACAAGTTCTTGTAATATAACTTCATTACGAAAATTTGTTATATAAGATCTATATTGCAAAGATTTGTAATATTACAGATTTtagtaatattatttatttaagtaatattACGATTTTTCATATTGGACTGGACTGTTTTATCAGTTTACAAATAATGGTCTGTTGTACCATCTTAATTGTAGTCATGTACAGCAGTGATTACAAGTCAAAACGTTTGTTTTGTAGTCGATCAGATACAGTAGTGAAATTAACTCATGAACAGCTACGCATTGTTAACCACAATGTCCAGGCAGGGGAAGTAATCAAAATCATTGCTTTTGCAGGTGAGTTGTTAGTTGTTGCAGGTAGACATTTGTTTTCAacttaagtatttttttataaaatgaaagcatTTGACATAAATTGTAATACTGTAAATTCTTGTGTATAGCCCACACTTGTGTATAATATGCATCCCTAAAGTTGGGtgtaaaatgctaaaaaaaaagttgccTCCCTGTGAACCGGCaatacacaataaaaaaaaccagaaaatgttCAATCAAGTTTATTGAAAAGTCATTGATGTGCATGCACTGATAATGTATTTTAAGTGCTTTAAAGCAATAAAGTTTGTAGATCTCGACCAAAACATCAACAAAAGCAATAAGTCATGACCAattttttgattgtttttaaaaaagaattataaagaAACGTTTGCAtgtcttttattttcatcatcaaGTCGTACAATTGATCAATATAATTTTGACAGTGTCTATGTAATATTAATAACGTTAAATTGCATAATGGGCCACAATGTAAATAAGTTTTAAATCAATTCATAATTATTGCTTATCTACTGCTCTCTAATAAACTGTGAAGTGTGCCTGCTTCAGACACCGGATATTGTtgaacaaacattgaccacgctacgagtcaacaggtggctggttatGTAATGGTGAATACACTGGGGAAACTTGTTTGATGACAGAAACAGTGGTCTAAGAGGATTAATGTTCTaatacatggaaataaaattaatagtaccattttaacaagagcttggactttgggtattTGTGCcaaacagcattgtgacgtaggcctgtctacttcattgttggccactcagccgtggctctttgaaatcaacaagatttgtctggcttttgagttaAGACTACACAATTTATGCATATTTCactcaaatcaattttacaatgtatattttgaatacatttaatcaatgactttaattttaaatcaatagtACAATTGCTAAAAGCTATATGCTAGtagatataagtaataaggaatcattttttgaacataatgaggtgatcaaatacggcatgatcaaatctatcctTCAGgctccccccctccccccttacACACACACTGTATTTAATCAACTCGTAGCACTCAAGAGAATCATTCTTTATTGCTTTAATAAgtacttgtaaatattaatttaaacattGTGTATGTAGGAACCGGTAAAACTACGACCCTGGTACGCTACACCCAGATGAGACCTTCCATGAAGTTCCTGTTGGTTGTTTATAACAGGTAAAACATAACAACATTCATACAGTCCTTATTTTATGTTCTGTTACAATGTTTAAGGATACATGACATTGTCCAAATAAAGTAAATGACATTAGGATATACACCTGTAAAAACAAATGACAATGAGTGTTCAAGACATTATCCACATTATAGGTGATGACATATATAcaatcagtgtatatttccccttgcgtttgcattggaaatctgcgacatTCAATTTTCTACGAATAAACTATGCTtattcatgcgccatgagcacaaatataaatgTCTTCACATGCTTTAAGTAAATTcattttgtaagattaaatgaaactttccATCTTACTTAACCAATTCGAtgtgtacttttgaaaaaacaGTCATTAATACATATCTACTCCTTATTAAAAGAGATTTTTCtccacaaagtttctggcactatatttttgTCGCAGAAGCTAACTAAATACCATGTTAATATGACTGTTCCATGGTATTgcatgtttcatatccctgaccaAGAGTGTAAATTGGGGCTTCATAGAGGTGTGTAAAAGTGTAAGTCTTGGATTCTTTCTGTGGTAGCAGTTTGTATTTTATGGAATGGTTCTTCTGTGAGTGACTGTTGGTATGAGTACAGGGCAGCCTGAAGGTTTCCTGCCATCTGTTGACAGATCTCCAGGATCTCCCAGGAGATGTCTCTGTCTATATCACATACATACTGTCCCTGATCATGGTGGACTAGGACCTGTAGCTCATCTAGAGCTGCTTATGTTCTCATTGTGTCAACATGTCTGGAGCACAAAAACTCTAGCATGTGTAACAGTACATGGGGAGGAATAGACAATGTAGAAGCTGTGTATTGTGTACCAGATTGTTGTTCTGGTAGCAGTTCACTGACATAACATATTTCATTGCAAAGTTTGATATTCATTGCTACAGCCTGTCTGATCTTTGTAGACCAGGACTGTCCCCCTACATCCTCAGTATACCTCTCTCTGTCTACATGATCTTCATACATCAGATATGGTCGTGCTAACTTGACCTTTGTCATCTCTATAACAGATAAAGCTTCCCTGTATCTGagtgttttgtaataatgcatGGCAATGTACAACATGTCAGAAACATACCCAAACTTGACCGCTAATTTCAGCATATGCCTTGACATTTTGTGTGCAATATACATCTGTTTGTTGACACCTGCGTTTGTgtacatgttgtgtaatataaCAGCAGTACACTGAAGGATGGTGGCTGTATGTTTCTGTAAACTTAAAACTTGATATTGTGTCAGGGGAGAACCTATTAACTGTTCTACTGTGTGTAGGAACTTCATACAGAGCTGTAGGTCTGATGTTTTTATGACATCAGTAATATATATCTCACCAAATAATTCTTCATCAAACTCAGCCTCAGAGATCAGAGTGTGTTCATCAGTACACACCGTGAGTCTGGGATTACAGAGGACATCAATGATAGAGGACCTGATGGAGGGACTGTGTAGCAGCAATGCTATACCCTTCTCATACAACCCATACAGTCGCCTGAATAAACTTGTTTGTGCTTGGCCGTGGATTTTGcttaaaaacatgttgttttctgGAATGAAAAAATTTGGACAGATCCCCTCATACACCCATTTAAGGAGAAGTTTGAAGCAGACCCAGAAACCGGCCAGGAGATTATGTGGACACCAGTGAGGtagtgtgttttgttgaatgGCCCAAAAAACAGCTGTTTTCGTGTGGTAGGAACAGAGTAGTTTATCTTCATCTCTTATTCCATTGTtaattatttcctttaagaACAGTTTCAGATTACCATAAGTTAAGAACTGTGTGTGATTCATTGAGTAcacaattttgttttctgcCTGAGAGAACGAAATTCTCCATTCTTTGTCTTCATGATTTCCTAGTTTgtgtcctattgctacaaagtgACATCCATTTCTGACGATGTCATTGACAACATGAGATTGGGGCCATGAGTGACATCTGTCTATTCATGAGGTGGCAGAGGGGGGCCAAAAATCACTGACAAAACAATGAGCTTTATCGTATTCTATTGGACCATTTGTTCCACTGCTACATGGTCCATGTACTATAGAACCAGGATCTCCTAAAGTTCGTGTCATCTCTCTGTATTTAGAACATACATGGTCCATGTACTGTATCATCAGGTCTGAATGCTGTACATGTGTTGTCTCTGTGTTTAGAACTTGATATATAGAGACCCCCATTCATTCTCACACACGATGACGACACTATCTGTTCAGCTCTTTCCAATGGTAACCAAAGTAATGTAAATCCTGCTGGACTCTCAGAACTGTCACAGAGAATCATTACCTGTCTGAGTATGTTGTAATACCCAGACTGAGAGAAGTCCCAGATCACTCGGTAGTTAGTTGGCCAGAACATAGTGTCTATGTCTGAATCATGTAATCTAAATCCTTCCCTGTCACTTCCGCTATTCATTGATCTCGccatattattttgatttcccAACAACTCCATCATATCCACTATATCTCTCCTGGAGGCCACCTGTTGTGGGGTCCCTATCTCGTGACACATCCCCACATAAACTGACTCAGACATATTCTGAACAAGAATTTCTCCTCTAATATTGAAAGaatcaaaaatccagacatgtaaacttataaatccgaatatgcaatcgtgttgatgtgtgagcctgagcatgaatatgtgtaattctgatcgtgtaacctataaaactcgggcataaacacgtgtaagatttgactcagttccttcgcatgatgcacattttgcaactttattgtttacattagttaattaaaccttcaactttgcacactttcaatccgtagtttctgcgtttgtaacttcaggctcggcaatagcacatctgacatgatacaaattgacaaatgtaaagtctacaagtttgtcgaattttgacatgaccttatatggcaactgccttgctgcgggaaaaggcatgccgtaaccgccggaccggaatgtacgaaaaataaacataatattcagctaactgttgcaataagcttttaatgaatgacaccttttctatcgaaaacaccggtattatttttagaagaaaaaaattgaggtatgattgaaactggaccaaacaggaagaggttcatgtagaaaaaaaatcgttgccgatgtgacgaatgcgctaaataaggtcttccgtttccaacggaagaccttcttgttattgctttgtttctttttccctattattaaggtcttccgtttccaacggaagaccttcttgttattcttccgtttctttttccctattattaaggtcttccgtttccaacggaagaccttcttgttattcttcggtttctttttccctattattaaggtcttccgtttccaacggaagaccttattgttagggtcttccgtttccgacggaagaccctcttgttattctattgtttcttttccttattattattttattttttattttttttctgacttttttcgaacgctatttctcgtgaactactcgaccgatttgcatgaaattttcaggacgtATTGAGCATCAAAAGCacttgattttataaaatttctacctgatgacgtcacttccggttcgagattttgaggatttagtGAAATTTTAAGGcccattttgtccacgtaacttctcaaaaactaattgagatagaaatatgaaactttcagggatagtagatgaatgtctgtagatgatcctatttatttgattttttgaaaaatgcgcaaggcggcgaagctcgcctgagctaaaaaattggcaccaatttttttcaagaaattttcgcacattttcggccctagcttttaatgtgtaaatattttgttaagacatgtaatgctAAAGTTGTTCAGATTAACTAGATCTTTCGTTTGCTTTCAAAAAAAGGGGccggcccctcaaattaggggctaagAGTGCTCTAAAGTGtttttgcaataactctttactgcaaaataatttgttatcaatcatagaaccaaaaatgttcatagtacatctgtttatctaaaCAGTACCATGTtgaagtcatatgttacgtaattaggggctaaaaggggccaaaagtccgaaattttgatcttaaatatctagaaaaggagaaatattttgataagcattatagaacaaaaaatgcttaaaataatgttcttaacaatatgctcCCTGAAAAATTTTTGTTGGTGGTCCCagtaaggattttaagggttggcccctaaaacacaattgttcaATTATAtttagaacggtcaacaatttctgatcacttgttgaacaaaatgtgtttatatttacaagaccttttatttgatatcaagaaaaaggggctggcccctcaaataaggggccaagagggctgtaaattctttttataataactgttaactgaaaaataatttatcaattatagaaccaaaaatgttcattgtacatctgtttatctatacggtaccatacatatgtcatatgatacgtaattaggggtttcaaggggccatatgtccaaaactttgatcattaatatctagaaaaggagaaatattttgataagaattatagaacaaaaaatgcttaaaataatgttcttaacgataTGGTGTCTAAAACATATATGTTGGTGGCcctggtaaggagtttaagggtcggcccctaaaacacaattgttcGGATATCTCTAGATGGGtcaacaattcgtgaatacatgttgaacaaaatatgtttatatttacaagacctttcagtTGGTATCAAGATAAAAGGAGTGActcctcaaataaggggccaaaggGGCTACGAagacttttcataataacttattttttgcgataatttgtaattaatcataataacagaaaataagaacttattattcataattcaaaactgaaatccgttcttaaatcggacgatgcaatacagagataaaggggtttaaaaattgatttttccggacattttgattccacattcttggttaagaaaatagttttatgttcagagttaaatgaactcgtacctaaaattattcgataattgTTGAATCGTACTTttacacattcggatttgtatttgctaagtcgttcttgaaatcgataaGCTTTGTTAATTCGAACTtggaatcattcggattttgttaattcgtaccaagaataattcgatttttttttcatcttagtTTCTTATGTTGGTTTAAGAACCCTGcttttacaggaacttctagctttactttcgacattaccggacacccactcgttgctttgcaacgagctttttttagtttctttttctgatttttttttggagcgctatttctcaaaaactatttaacCGATTTGCACAACATTTTCAGGATggataaagcatgatcggcgctacatattataaaatttttaaatgatgacgtcatttccagTTTCAGATATTgtcgattttgtaaattttttagggtcattttgtccacgcatctcctccgaaactaatcaagatagaagtttgaaattttcagggattgtagatgaatgtatgtagatgtacccccatgcttccaatgatgaaaattgctaaaggcctcaaagctcgcctgaacctgaaaattggcaccaaattttttctcgaaatttttgcacattttctgtgatatcttttgatgtataaatattttgttaaaacatgtaatttaaaagttgtttcaaattacacgggcttttgtttaatatcaagaaataggggccaAGAGAGATGataagtcttcttacaataactctttactgaatagcaatttgttattaattatagaagcaaaaatgttcattgttgggctgtttatctatacagtaccatacttaagtcatatgtaacgtaataaggggttttaaggggaaagattttcaaaatttcgatcattaatatatgaaaaaggagaactatttttaaaagcattgtagaacaaaagttgcttaaaataatgttctgtacaatatgccaccttaaatttttttttcatgaccccatttaggagataaagggccggcccctaaaacacatttgtaaagatatcataagaacggtaaacattttgtgaacacttgttgaacaaaatatgtttatattttcaagacCTTTCATATgctatcaagaaaaaggggctcgcccctcaaattaggggccaagagggctctaaaatcttcttacaataactctttattgaacaaaaatttgtaattaattatagaagcaaaaatgttcactgtacagctgtttatctttacagtaccatagctaagtcatatattacgtaattgggggtttcaaggggccagaagttcaaaactttgatcattaatatctgaaaaaggagaaatattatgaaaagcaatgtagaacacaaatgttaagaataatgttcttaacaatatgacaattaaaatttttttgttggtggccccgataaggagttaaagggtcggcccctaaaacacagctgttcagatatctcgaaaacgtttaacaattcgtgaatacatgtgaacaaaatatttttacatttgcgagaccttttatttgatataaagaaaaaagggctggcccctcaaattaggggctaaaagggtTAGTAAGTCTTTAtatgataactttttaataagcgataatttgatatttttcatatagCAAAAACAACGAACTTTTTAAGCTTAATCTAAcgctgaaattcgttttaaaatcggaccatGCACTACAGAGAAATTtgggtttaaaatttgattttcccggaaattttgattctgcgttcttggtttaaaaataattcgtaccaaaaataatcgtgtcaagtcgtacatgaaCTCATTCgggtttattttgttaagacattctTGAAattggaaaggtttttgtttagtcgtacttaaaatcattcgggttttgttaagtcgtaccaagaattattcgatttttttcttattgttttagttCCTCTTGTTTTTggcttaagaactctgcttcttacaagtacttctagcttttctctcgacattaacggaggacccactcgttgctttgcaacgagctttgctctagtttttcttcggtttcttcttccctattattattatttttgtttttttttcttacaaattttgtgcacgcgagttctcggaaatggctcggccgattttcatgaaactttcagatctaatagatatctaatagatctgaaccttattggaaattttttattttgatgacgtcacttccgttttagagatattgacgttttagcgatttttagagggtcagcTTGTCCGTCGAACTCCTCCTAAACgataaaagatatcaaattcaaattttcaggaattgtaGACGAATGATTGTAGTTTTGTCTAAAGTGAGCCATTTATGTTTGGCGCAAAAGGcaccgaagctcgcctggacccgaaaattgagatataaaaaatgtagtgatttttcttggttttctttaattatctcttttctcgaaaatattttgttaagacatgtagagcaattaaaattttttttacaagagctttaatttgagatcaagaaaaaggggctggcccttcaaattaggggccgaaagggctctaaagtcttttgatgataactttttaatgtgaaatattttataatacgtcatagaagcaattatgtttattctaacgttattcgCCTATACAttgcaatcatttactcctatattacgtaattagggattttaaagggccagaagtccaaaactttgatgctcaatatctctaaatggagaaacattttgataagcaatattgaacaaaagatgctcaaaatattgagcttatcAATCTgcaacaataatttctttgttatgcggtccctgaagggagttacagggtcggcccctaaaacgaccctttccagatatctccagaacggtacataatttctaaacacttgttgaacaaaatgtgtttgaattgacacgagctttcatttaagatcaagaaaaaggagctggcctttcaaattaggggccgataaggctctaaagtcttttgatgataactttttactgtaaaatattttgtgatacatcATAgtagcaattatgtttattctaacgttattcacctatacatgacaatcatttacttctatattacgtaattagggattttaaggggccagaagtccaaaactttgatgctcaatatctctaaatggagaaacattttgatatgcaatatggaacaaaagatgctcaaaatattgagcttatcAATCTgcaacaataatttctttgttatgcggtccctgaaagtagttacagggtcggcccctaaaacgaccctctccagatatctccagaa is part of the Crassostrea angulata isolate pt1a10 chromosome 3, ASM2561291v2, whole genome shotgun sequence genome and encodes:
- the LOC128176723 gene encoding F-box DNA helicase 1-like, which gives rise to MSTKLLRDVEMHYRLFYALYLFENSSVAHYGDLKAVTNGGQQSITIYSRSDTVVKLTHEQLRIVNHNVQAGEVIKIIAFAGTGKTTTLVRYTQMRPSMKFLLVVYNR